Proteins from one Mesorhizobium sp. M9A.F.Ca.ET.002.03.1.2 genomic window:
- a CDS encoding helix-turn-helix transcriptional regulator encodes MTTAQTSAGSLIREWRTRRRMSQLDLAMEAEISQRHLSFVESGRAAPSREMVLHLAEQLSIPLRQRNQLLLAAGFAPNFSERPLTDASLAPAMAAVEIVLKGHEPFPALAVDRHWNLVAPNAAIGPFLANVAEPSLLKPPVNVLRLSLHPGGVAPRIVNLAEWRAHLLDRLKHQNDASGDPVLVELERELRAYPSGLKGGRPVLVEPNAIVHPLRLAHGDAVLSFISTITVFGTPLDVTLSELAIESFFPADEQTRTVLVRLAKERAAKAP; translated from the coding sequence ATGACGACAGCCCAAACCTCCGCCGGCAGCCTTATTCGCGAATGGCGTACACGCCGACGAATGTCCCAGCTCGATCTCGCCATGGAAGCCGAAATCTCACAGCGGCATCTGAGCTTCGTGGAGAGCGGGCGCGCTGCACCGTCGCGCGAGATGGTGCTGCATCTGGCCGAGCAGCTCTCGATCCCGCTGAGGCAGCGCAACCAGCTCCTGCTGGCCGCGGGCTTTGCGCCTAACTTCAGCGAGCGTCCGCTCACCGATGCCTCGCTGGCTCCGGCGATGGCCGCCGTCGAGATCGTGCTCAAGGGGCACGAGCCCTTCCCGGCGCTCGCCGTCGACCGGCACTGGAATCTGGTTGCGCCGAACGCCGCCATCGGCCCGTTCCTGGCCAACGTCGCCGAGCCCTCCTTGCTGAAGCCCCCGGTCAACGTGCTGCGACTCAGCCTGCACCCAGGTGGCGTCGCGCCGCGCATCGTCAACCTCGCCGAATGGCGCGCGCATCTTCTTGACCGGCTGAAACACCAGAACGACGCCTCGGGCGACCCGGTTCTGGTCGAACTGGAACGCGAGCTTCGGGCCTACCCGTCCGGCCTGAAAGGCGGACGGCCAGTGCTGGTCGAGCCGAACGCGATCGTGCACCCGCTGCGGCTTGCTCATGGCGATGCCGTGCTGTCGTTCATCAGCACCATCACCGTGTTCGGCACCCCGCTCGACGTGACGCTGTCGGAACTGGCGATCGAATCCTTTTTCCCCGCCGATGAGCAGACAAGGACTGTGCTGGTCCGATTGGCGAAGGAGCGGGCGGCAAAGGCCCCGTGA
- the pepN gene encoding aminopeptidase N: MRTDTGQVFKLEDYRPNDYLIPETSLTFRLSPEATRVTAVLTVERRDGMAASVPLVLDGDGLTLNRIAIDGQTLAPADFFATPDQLTITAPPAATRFQLLIETELAPARNEALMGLYRSSNVYCTQCEAEGFRRITYFLDRPDILSVYTVRIEARHNEAPLLLSNGNPAGSGELADGWHYAVWHDPFPKPSYLFALVAGTLGKVDDSFVTLSGRKVELGIYVEPGKEMLAGYAMDALKRSMKWDEEAFGREYDLDVFNIVAVSDFNMGAMENKGLNIFNDKYVLADQETATDADFANIEAIIAHEYFHNWTGNRITCRDWFQLCLKEGLTVFRDHEFSADQRSRAVKRIAEVRTLRAHQFPEDQGPLAHPVRPRRYREINNFYTATVYEKGSEVVRMIRTILGAKAFRAGMDLYFERHDGEAATIEDFIKVFEDVSGRDLSQFSLWYHQAGTPNLTISSTHNAAAQEFTLEIEQSVPPTPSESRKRLMHIPLAFGLVGTDGKAIAYSGVEGASVEDGVIHIRKRRHMVRFSGVTERPAISLNRGFSAPVTLSVEQKADDQFFLAGHDSDAFARWQAFNTLLTDALISAFRQVLGGKQPGFASRLTDLAGKIAGDETLEPAYRALALALPSEADIARDIGKNIDPDAIFSGREALAAAIAEANREIFLRLYDRLGDNGPFSPDAASAGRRALRNTLLDYLSLLPGGAALAARHFQSATNMTDRAAALTVLALRHSGSPETVKALADFEAKYAADPLVMDKWFQIQASVPGLQTVDAVRALTGHPAFSMANPNRVRSLVGTFSSANQTGFHRADGVGYRFFVETVLQVEKRNPQVAARLATALRSWRSLEPIRQAKAREALLSIANAENLSADLRDIVERTLA; the protein is encoded by the coding sequence ATGCGCACTGACACCGGCCAGGTCTTCAAGCTCGAAGACTATCGCCCCAACGACTATCTCATTCCGGAAACCAGCCTGACTTTCCGCCTGTCGCCAGAAGCCACACGCGTCACCGCCGTGCTGACGGTCGAACGCCGCGACGGCATGGCGGCGTCTGTGCCGCTGGTGCTGGACGGCGATGGCCTGACGCTCAACCGCATCGCAATCGACGGCCAGACACTCGCGCCGGCGGATTTTTTTGCCACGCCCGATCAGCTGACGATCACCGCGCCACCCGCGGCAACCCGCTTCCAGCTCCTGATCGAAACCGAGCTGGCGCCGGCACGAAACGAAGCCCTGATGGGCCTCTATCGCTCCAGCAACGTCTATTGCACGCAATGCGAGGCCGAGGGCTTTCGGCGGATCACCTATTTTCTCGACCGCCCCGATATCCTGTCGGTCTATACGGTGCGCATCGAGGCGCGGCACAACGAGGCGCCACTGCTTCTTTCCAACGGCAACCCGGCGGGCAGCGGCGAACTTGCCGACGGCTGGCACTATGCAGTCTGGCACGACCCCTTCCCCAAGCCGTCCTATCTGTTCGCCCTGGTGGCGGGCACTCTCGGCAAAGTCGACGACAGCTTCGTCACGCTATCCGGCCGCAAGGTCGAGCTCGGCATCTATGTCGAGCCGGGCAAGGAAATGCTCGCCGGTTACGCCATGGATGCCCTGAAACGGTCGATGAAATGGGACGAGGAGGCGTTCGGCCGCGAATACGACCTCGACGTCTTCAACATCGTCGCCGTGTCCGATTTCAACATGGGCGCGATGGAGAACAAGGGTCTCAACATCTTCAACGACAAATATGTCCTGGCCGACCAGGAGACTGCGACGGACGCCGATTTCGCCAATATCGAGGCGATCATCGCACATGAGTATTTCCACAATTGGACTGGCAACAGAATCACTTGCCGCGACTGGTTCCAGCTTTGCCTGAAGGAAGGGCTGACGGTTTTCCGCGATCACGAATTCTCCGCCGACCAGCGGTCGCGAGCGGTGAAACGCATTGCCGAAGTGCGCACATTGCGGGCGCATCAGTTTCCCGAGGACCAGGGACCGCTGGCGCATCCGGTGCGGCCGCGCCGCTACCGCGAGATCAATAACTTCTACACGGCGACGGTTTACGAAAAGGGCTCGGAAGTGGTGCGCATGATTCGCACCATTCTCGGCGCCAAGGCGTTCCGCGCCGGCATGGACCTCTATTTCGAGCGCCATGACGGCGAGGCTGCGACGATCGAGGATTTCATCAAGGTGTTCGAGGATGTGTCCGGCCGCGACCTGTCACAATTTTCGCTCTGGTACCATCAGGCGGGCACGCCCAATCTGACGATCAGTTCGACGCACAATGCGGCAGCGCAGGAATTCACGCTTGAGATCGAGCAGTCGGTGCCGCCGACGCCGTCCGAAAGCCGCAAGCGGCTGATGCACATTCCGCTCGCCTTCGGCCTGGTCGGCACCGACGGCAAAGCGATAGCCTATAGCGGCGTCGAGGGCGCCAGCGTCGAGGACGGCGTCATCCATATTCGCAAGCGCCGGCACATGGTGCGCTTTTCGGGCGTCACTGAGCGCCCGGCGATATCGCTCAACCGCGGTTTCTCGGCGCCGGTGACGCTTTCGGTCGAGCAGAAGGCCGATGATCAGTTCTTCCTTGCCGGCCATGACAGCGACGCCTTCGCGCGCTGGCAGGCGTTCAACACGCTTTTGACCGACGCGCTGATATCAGCCTTCCGTCAGGTCCTTGGCGGCAAGCAGCCTGGTTTCGCATCACGGCTGACAGACCTTGCCGGCAAGATAGCCGGCGACGAGACACTCGAACCGGCCTATCGGGCGCTGGCCCTGGCGCTTCCGAGCGAAGCCGATATCGCCCGTGACATCGGCAAGAACATCGACCCCGATGCGATTTTTTCGGGCCGTGAGGCGCTGGCGGCCGCGATCGCCGAGGCCAACCGGGAGATATTCCTCCGCCTCTACGATCGCCTCGGCGATAATGGTCCGTTCAGTCCGGACGCGGCGAGCGCAGGGCGCAGGGCGCTGCGCAACACCTTGCTCGACTATCTCTCGCTGCTGCCGGGAGGTGCCGCGCTTGCGGCCCGGCATTTCCAGTCGGCGACCAACATGACGGACCGCGCCGCCGCGCTAACCGTGCTTGCGCTCCGCCACAGCGGTTCGCCCGAGACGGTCAAGGCGCTGGCCGACTTCGAAGCGAAATATGCCGCAGACCCGCTGGTGATGGACAAATGGTTCCAAATCCAGGCCAGCGTGCCCGGCCTGCAAACTGTCGATGCGGTGCGCGCCCTGACCGGCCACCCGGCCTTCTCAATGGCCAACCCGAACCGGGTGCGCTCGCTTGTCGGCACGTTTTCCAGCGCCAACCAGACCGGCTTCCATCGCGCCGACGGCGTAGGCTACCGGTTTTTCGTCGAGACGGTCCTGCAGGTCGAAAAGCGTAACCCGCAGGTGGCTGCCAGGCTGGCGACGGCTCTCAGATCATGGCGCTCGCTCGAACCCATCCGTCAGGCCAAGGCAAGGGAAGCGCTGCTGTCGATTGCCAATGCCGAGAACCTGTCGGCCGATTTGCGCGATATCGTCGAGCGCACTCTGGCGTGA
- a CDS encoding acyltransferase family protein, producing the protein MNNLKRMPWVDTAKGLSIILVVMMYSAYNTGEYTGGVGFLHYVIGFATPFRMPEFFLISGLFLSQVIGRPWRRYLDRRVVHYLYFYALWALIMIGLKIGIYGRDAQAMLHDLAWSVIEPYGVLWFIYMLAVFGLVAKLLWQFRVPYGITIPLAALLQMWAPQSNSYAITQFAAYFVFFHTGFVAAPLVFRLVEWTQGHTALSIAGLLAWAIANGLLVFSPGFSVEPTITHMGLAAWPPLHLALGITGALALCVLGGFLSKFAFMDWLRWLGEHSLAVYVAFTIPMSIFRAAALASGILTDTGALSLAVLIVSTVSPAILYAIVKRMGFGTFLFERPRWARIEHRESSPRADEGALRMAPDAAPLEAKLPAAPN; encoded by the coding sequence ATGAACAACCTGAAGCGCATGCCGTGGGTCGACACGGCGAAAGGTCTCTCGATAATCCTCGTGGTCATGATGTATTCGGCCTACAACACCGGCGAATACACTGGTGGCGTCGGGTTCCTTCATTATGTCATCGGCTTCGCGACTCCCTTTCGCATGCCGGAATTCTTCCTGATTTCCGGGCTTTTCCTGTCGCAGGTAATCGGCCGGCCATGGCGGCGCTATCTCGACCGGCGCGTCGTCCACTATCTCTATTTCTACGCGTTGTGGGCTCTCATCATGATCGGCTTGAAGATAGGCATCTATGGCCGGGATGCGCAGGCAATGCTGCACGATTTGGCGTGGTCGGTGATCGAGCCATATGGCGTGCTGTGGTTCATCTACATGCTGGCGGTGTTCGGCCTTGTCGCGAAACTGCTGTGGCAATTTCGAGTGCCCTACGGGATTACCATCCCGCTCGCGGCCCTGCTGCAGATGTGGGCTCCGCAGTCGAACAGCTATGCAATTACCCAGTTCGCCGCCTATTTCGTGTTCTTTCATACGGGCTTTGTGGCGGCACCGTTGGTGTTCCGGCTTGTCGAATGGACACAAGGCCATACCGCCCTGTCCATCGCTGGTCTGCTCGCATGGGCGATCGCGAATGGTCTCCTCGTTTTTTCTCCAGGTTTCTCTGTCGAGCCGACCATCACCCATATGGGTCTCGCCGCATGGCCTCCGCTGCATCTTGCCTTGGGCATCACGGGCGCACTGGCACTGTGCGTGCTTGGCGGGTTTCTTTCGAAGTTTGCGTTCATGGACTGGCTGCGTTGGCTCGGAGAACATTCGCTGGCTGTCTACGTCGCTTTCACAATTCCTATGTCCATCTTCCGCGCCGCGGCTTTGGCAAGCGGCATTCTGACTGACACTGGCGCACTGAGCCTTGCGGTTCTGATCGTCTCGACGGTCAGTCCGGCGATTCTCTACGCCATCGTCAAGCGCATGGGCTTCGGAACGTTCCTTTTCGAGCGGCCGCGTTGGGCGCGCATTGAACACAGGGAATCTTCACCGCGCGCAGATGAGGGCGCCTTGCGGATGGCGCCAGATGCAGCGCCGTTGGAAGCAAAATTGCCTGCCGCACCGAATTGA
- a CDS encoding DMT family transporter, protein MLKIVSVAVFVGMSSCIKAAGTVPAGQIVFFRSFFAIFPVIVFLAFQGKLGTAFSTKRPLSHIARGVVGVCAMGLGFFALTRLPLPEAITLNYAQPLLVVVFSSIFLGEVIRVYRWSAVAVGLVGVLIISWPELTLLSSDAALGDQEVLGVIAALVAAAISAVAMLLVRNLVQSEPTATIVLWFSVTASVLALFSLPFGWQALTPVQAGLLVAAGFCGGLAQILMTAAYRHAEASVVAPFEYTSMLLGIVVGYLAFGDVPTVHMLIGGLIVVAAGIFIIWRERQLGLERARTRQAAPPQG, encoded by the coding sequence ATGCTCAAGATCGTGTCGGTGGCGGTCTTTGTCGGCATGTCGTCCTGCATCAAGGCGGCGGGAACGGTGCCGGCGGGCCAGATCGTCTTCTTCCGTTCCTTCTTCGCCATCTTTCCGGTCATCGTGTTCCTCGCCTTCCAGGGAAAGCTTGGCACCGCGTTTTCGACCAAGCGGCCGCTCAGCCACATTGCGCGCGGCGTCGTCGGCGTCTGCGCCATGGGCCTCGGCTTCTTCGCGCTGACACGGCTGCCGCTGCCCGAAGCGATCACGCTGAATTACGCACAGCCGCTGCTGGTGGTGGTGTTCAGTTCGATCTTCCTCGGCGAAGTCATCCGCGTCTATCGCTGGAGCGCGGTTGCGGTCGGACTGGTCGGCGTGCTGATCATCTCATGGCCGGAACTGACGCTGCTGAGCTCGGACGCGGCGCTCGGCGATCAGGAGGTGCTCGGCGTCATCGCCGCGCTGGTCGCGGCAGCGATCTCGGCCGTCGCCATGCTGCTGGTGCGCAATCTCGTCCAGAGCGAGCCGACGGCGACCATCGTGCTGTGGTTTTCGGTGACGGCGAGCGTCTTGGCGCTGTTTTCGCTGCCGTTTGGCTGGCAGGCGCTGACGCCGGTGCAGGCGGGTCTTCTGGTCGCGGCCGGGTTTTGCGGCGGGCTCGCCCAGATTCTGATGACGGCAGCCTATCGCCATGCCGAGGCCTCGGTCGTGGCGCCGTTCGAATACACGTCGATGCTGCTCGGCATCGTCGTCGGCTACCTCGCCTTCGGCGACGTCCCGACGGTTCATATGCTCATCGGCGGCTTGATCGTCGTCGCCGCCGGCATCTTCATCATCTGGCGCGAGCGCCAGCTCGGGCTGGAACGTGCCCGCACCCGCCAGGCGGCCCCGCCGCAAGGGTGA
- a CDS encoding xanthine dehydrogenase family protein molybdopterin-binding subunit, whose protein sequence is MTIVTPKFGMGASVLRREDQAFIKGLGRYTDDIQPAGILHGYVLRSPVAKASFTVGSTEAAKAAPGVHLVLTGADLAHLGDLKSGVMQRQPDGTKAPTRDIPVLCRDRVNYVGDAVAFVVADSRALAQDAAELIEVDYDGEDAASGTATALDEGTPLVWPELGSNRAFSYHIGDKAKTTAAFASSAHVTRIEFINNRLICNYMEPRSAIGEWNTQENRFVLTTGSQGVHSMQSILADVFKIKKDQLRIITPDVGGGFGPKSFVYREHPLVLEAARRLGRPVKWAGDRTEHFLTDAQGRDNVVTAEMAMDKDGRFLGMKVDLLANIGAYVSQYGPFIPYIGVTMSTGVYDIQALDVSVTGLYTNTCPVDAYRGAGRPEAAFLLEKLVDACAHDLGLPVEEIRRRNFIRPNQFPYRTQTGRLYDTGEFAGHMDRAIEQAEWTAFPERLARSKAEGKIRGIGMATYIEACAFPGSEPAFVELNGDGTVTLKIGTQTNGQGHATAYAQFLSEKLHLDIDKIHVRQGDTDDLKAGGGTGGSRSIPLGGVSASRAGEDLANKIKRIAADELEASAGDIELSNGVARIVGTDRTIDFSSIAKAAKDPDDLKGFGEFVQDECTYPNGTHICEVEIDPDTGTTEIVRYTIVDDFGVTVNPILLAGQVHGGVVQGIGQALTENTVYGEDGQLLTASFMDYAMPRADDFPFFHFETRNVPSTTNALGIKGAGEAGTIGATPAALNAVTDALYRAYGIKHIDMPATPARIWAAIQEAARP, encoded by the coding sequence ATGACCATCGTCACACCGAAATTCGGCATGGGTGCCTCTGTGTTGCGTCGCGAGGATCAGGCCTTCATCAAGGGTCTCGGTCGCTATACGGACGACATCCAGCCGGCCGGCATCCTGCACGGCTATGTCCTGCGCTCGCCGGTGGCCAAGGCAAGCTTCACCGTCGGTTCGACCGAGGCGGCCAAGGCAGCACCCGGCGTCCATCTGGTACTGACCGGTGCGGACCTTGCTCATCTCGGCGATCTGAAATCCGGCGTCATGCAGAGGCAGCCCGACGGCACCAAGGCGCCGACCCGTGACATTCCGGTCCTTTGCCGCGACCGGGTCAATTATGTCGGCGATGCCGTCGCATTCGTCGTCGCCGACAGCCGCGCCCTGGCACAGGACGCGGCCGAGCTGATCGAGGTCGATTACGATGGCGAGGATGCCGCGTCCGGCACCGCCACGGCGCTTGACGAAGGCACGCCGCTGGTCTGGCCGGAACTCGGCTCTAACCGCGCCTTCAGCTACCACATCGGCGACAAGGCGAAGACGACGGCGGCATTCGCCAGCTCTGCGCATGTCACCCGCATCGAATTCATCAACAACCGACTGATCTGCAACTACATGGAGCCGCGCTCGGCGATCGGCGAGTGGAACACGCAAGAGAACCGCTTCGTGCTGACGACGGGATCGCAGGGCGTGCATTCCATGCAGTCGATCCTCGCTGACGTCTTCAAGATCAAGAAGGACCAGTTGCGCATCATCACGCCGGATGTCGGCGGCGGCTTCGGGCCGAAAAGCTTCGTCTATCGCGAGCATCCGCTGGTGCTCGAGGCCGCCAGGCGCCTAGGCCGTCCAGTCAAATGGGCCGGCGACCGCACCGAGCATTTCCTCACCGATGCGCAAGGCCGCGACAATGTCGTAACGGCAGAAATGGCGATGGATAAGGACGGCCGCTTCCTCGGCATGAAGGTCGATCTTCTCGCCAATATCGGCGCCTATGTCTCGCAATATGGCCCGTTCATCCCCTATATCGGCGTCACCATGTCGACCGGCGTCTACGACATCCAGGCGCTCGACGTTTCGGTGACCGGCCTCTACACCAACACCTGCCCGGTCGACGCCTATCGCGGCGCCGGCCGGCCGGAAGCGGCATTCCTGCTGGAAAAGCTCGTCGATGCCTGCGCCCACGATCTGGGCCTTCCCGTCGAAGAGATCCGCCGGCGCAATTTCATTCGACCAAACCAGTTTCCCTATCGCACGCAGACCGGCCGCCTGTACGACACCGGCGAATTCGCAGGCCATATGGACCGCGCCATCGAACAGGCGGAATGGACCGCGTTCCCGGAGCGGCTGGCGCGGTCGAAGGCTGAAGGAAAGATCCGCGGCATCGGCATGGCGACCTATATCGAGGCCTGTGCCTTTCCGGGCTCTGAACCGGCCTTTGTCGAATTGAACGGCGACGGCACGGTGACGCTGAAGATCGGCACTCAGACCAACGGGCAGGGACACGCGACCGCCTATGCGCAGTTCCTTTCGGAAAAGCTTCATCTCGACATCGACAAGATCCATGTCCGCCAGGGCGACACCGACGACCTGAAGGCCGGCGGCGGCACCGGCGGCTCGCGCTCCATTCCCCTTGGCGGTGTATCAGCTTCTCGCGCGGGCGAGGATCTGGCCAACAAGATCAAGCGCATCGCCGCGGATGAACTGGAAGCCTCGGCCGGCGACATCGAATTGTCCAACGGCGTTGCCCGCATCGTCGGCACCGACCGCACCATCGATTTTTCCAGCATCGCCAAGGCCGCCAAGGACCCGGACGATCTCAAAGGCTTTGGCGAGTTCGTGCAGGACGAATGCACCTATCCGAACGGCACCCACATCTGCGAGGTCGAGATCGATCCCGACACCGGCACGACGGAGATCGTCCGCTACACGATTGTCGACGATTTCGGCGTCACGGTGAATCCGATCCTGCTGGCCGGCCAGGTGCATGGCGGCGTCGTCCAGGGCATCGGCCAGGCGCTGACCGAAAACACGGTCTATGGCGAGGACGGGCAGCTCCTGACAGCGAGCTTCATGGACTATGCCATGCCGCGCGCCGACGATTTCCCGTTCTTCCATTTCGAGACCCGCAACGTGCCATCGACCACCAATGCTCTGGGCATCAAGGGCGCCGGTGAGGCCGGCACGATCGGGGCGACGCCGGCCGCGCTCAATGCGGTGACCGATGCGCTCTATCGCGCCTACGGCATCAAACACATCGACATGCCGGCGACGCCGGCACGCATCTGGGCAGCGATCCAGGAAGCCGCGAGACCATGA
- a CDS encoding PAS domain-containing sensor histidine kinase translates to MAKADAWGAPGGTAFERREARSDGLAGNTRLIAEPAYRRLLAAEPLLRRSIPALIIIFLLVIAALRFLALMNERDDVERDAKAILSLAAGQLASSIAADANMASTPGATQDLLEGISRQGGMGRSHVLAVTDSAFKIVAVTPQSTRWEGRSLDAIAQGGQPLFMFGDRAGVMEVSIGGQDWYAAVSLTNGRTGAAAALVPREAVFDTWRKTVSLNVTLFVLTAGVLIIILYAYFGQAARAQAADRIYLEAHQRIDMALVRGRCGLWDWDMVRGKMYWSRSMYDMLGYEPCDTMLSFGEVDEIIHPEDGDLFQLANRIVAREIDHIDQVFRMRHADGQWVWMRARAQVIDPEAPEIQLIGIAVDVTEQRHLALRSEAADLRLRTAIENINESFVLWDSAQRLIMCNSKYQQDNGLLDRDVMPGASRAVLEERMLAFASERRLANTNGQHGGVTFERQLADGRWLQVNELRTRDGGTVSVGSDITQIKLHQEKLVDSERRLMATIHDLSLARRAEEERSRELVELNRKYMKETERAEAANRAKSEFLANMSHELRTPLNAIIGFSELMEQALFGPLGSPRYEEYATDINGSGKYLLGVINDILDMSKIEAGQFSMDQEEIDLCPLIRETVRVISLQAAEKSIAVETRIPDSLTLFADRRAIKQIVINLLSNAVKFTGQGGRIAVRARNTSSALILTIEDNGCGIPKEALSKLGRPFEQVQNQFSKSHTGSGLGLAISRSLAELQGGALKIRSTEGVGTIVSVRIPIKKPTQPVRAAA, encoded by the coding sequence ATGGCGAAGGCGGACGCGTGGGGCGCGCCCGGAGGGACGGCTTTTGAGCGGCGTGAGGCGAGAAGCGACGGTCTCGCCGGCAACACGCGGCTGATCGCCGAACCCGCCTACCGACGGCTCCTGGCAGCCGAGCCGCTGTTGCGCCGATCGATACCGGCCCTCATCATCATTTTCCTGCTCGTCATCGCGGCGCTGCGGTTCCTGGCGCTGATGAACGAGCGCGACGACGTGGAACGCGACGCCAAGGCTATCCTCTCGCTCGCGGCGGGCCAGCTGGCCAGCTCGATTGCCGCCGACGCGAACATGGCCTCAACGCCTGGCGCGACGCAGGACCTTTTGGAGGGTATCAGCCGTCAGGGCGGCATGGGCCGAAGCCACGTGCTTGCGGTCACCGACAGCGCGTTCAAGATCGTTGCCGTGACACCGCAATCGACACGTTGGGAGGGACGATCGCTCGACGCCATCGCCCAGGGCGGTCAACCGCTGTTCATGTTCGGCGACCGCGCCGGCGTCATGGAGGTCAGCATCGGCGGACAGGACTGGTATGCGGCGGTGAGCCTGACAAATGGCAGGACCGGTGCTGCCGCAGCACTCGTCCCGCGGGAAGCTGTCTTCGACACGTGGCGCAAGACCGTTTCGCTCAACGTCACGCTGTTCGTGCTGACAGCCGGCGTGCTGATCATCATCCTTTATGCCTATTTCGGCCAGGCGGCGCGCGCCCAGGCCGCCGACCGCATTTATCTCGAAGCGCACCAGCGCATCGACATGGCGCTGGTGCGCGGCCGCTGCGGCCTGTGGGACTGGGACATGGTGCGCGGCAAGATGTACTGGTCACGCTCGATGTACGACATGCTGGGCTATGAGCCCTGCGACACGATGCTGTCGTTCGGCGAGGTCGACGAGATCATCCATCCCGAGGACGGCGACCTGTTCCAGCTCGCCAACAGGATCGTCGCACGCGAGATCGATCACATCGACCAGGTGTTCCGGATGCGCCATGCCGACGGGCAATGGGTGTGGATGCGCGCAAGGGCGCAGGTGATCGACCCGGAAGCACCGGAGATCCAGCTGATCGGCATCGCTGTCGACGTCACCGAGCAGCGGCATCTGGCGCTGCGTTCCGAGGCCGCGGACCTGCGCCTCAGGACCGCCATTGAGAACATCAACGAATCCTTCGTGCTCTGGGATTCCGCCCAGCGTCTGATCATGTGCAATTCCAAGTACCAGCAGGACAACGGCCTGCTGGATCGCGACGTGATGCCTGGTGCCTCGCGCGCCGTTCTGGAAGAACGCATGCTTGCCTTCGCCTCGGAGCGCCGGCTTGCCAACACCAACGGGCAGCATGGCGGCGTGACCTTCGAGCGGCAGCTTGCCGATGGCCGCTGGCTGCAGGTGAACGAGTTGCGGACCAGGGACGGCGGCACCGTCTCGGTGGGCTCCGATATCACCCAGATCAAGCTGCACCAGGAGAAGCTGGTCGACAGCGAGCGCCGGCTGATGGCGACGATCCACGACCTCAGCCTTGCCCGCCGGGCGGAGGAAGAACGATCGCGCGAACTGGTCGAGCTCAACCGCAAATACATGAAGGAAACCGAGCGCGCCGAGGCCGCGAACCGGGCCAAATCCGAGTTCCTGGCCAACATGTCGCATGAATTGCGCACTCCGCTCAACGCGATCATCGGCTTCTCGGAGCTGATGGAACAGGCTCTGTTCGGGCCTTTGGGTTCGCCGCGCTACGAGGAATATGCCACCGACATCAATGGCAGCGGCAAGTATCTTCTGGGCGTCATCAACGACATCCTCGATATGTCGAAGATCGAGGCCGGCCAGTTCTCGATGGACCAGGAAGAAATCGATCTCTGCCCGCTGATCAGGGAGACAGTGCGCGTGATCTCGCTGCAGGCAGCGGAAAAGTCGATCGCCGTCGAAACCCGCATCCCCGATTCGCTGACGCTTTTCGCCGACCGCCGGGCGATCAAGCAGATCGTCATCAACCTTCTGTCGAATGCGGTGAAATTCACCGGCCAGGGCGGCCGCATTGCGGTAAGGGCCCGCAATACATCCAGCGCTCTCATCCTGACGATCGAAGACAATGGCTGCGGCATCCCGAAGGAGGCGCTGAGCAAGCTCGGGCGGCCGTTCGAACAGGTGCAGAACCAGTTTTCCAAGAGCCATACCGGTTCCGGCCTTGGCCTTGCCATCTCACGCTCGTTGGCCGAGCTTCAGGGCGGCGCCTTGAAAATCCGCTCCACCGAGGGTGTCGGCACGATCGTGTCGGTGCGCATTCCTATCAAGAAGCCGACGCAGCCGGTCAGGGCCGCCGCCTGA